One Kribbella sp. NBC_00662 genomic region harbors:
- a CDS encoding 2-dehydropantoate 2-reductase: MKIVVYGAGGIGCYVGGRLAASGTAVTFVGRQRMAREVAAHGLHLTDYLGADLRVPEVDFETTPEAAAGADLVLVTVKSAATDSAAAELAPVLKPGAVVMSFQNGIRNGELLRSRLTEQVVVPGMVPFNVLNRGAGVFHQGTEGALDVQRDAVLAPYVEAFQWAGLPLTQHDDILPVQWAKLLLNLNNPINALSNLPLRDELSQRAYRRCLAAAQAETLGILEAAGIEPAQLLAVPMRRFPAILRLPDFLFRRLAAKMLAIDPLARTSMWEDLEAGRPTEIDYLNGEVVRLAESLGRTAPVNTRLVELIRAAESDGAAATAAGRARRAWSGAELLGDLQR; this comes from the coding sequence TTATGTGGGTGGCCGGCTTGCCGCTTCCGGGACCGCGGTGACGTTCGTCGGTAGGCAACGGATGGCTCGGGAGGTCGCTGCGCACGGGTTGCACCTGACCGACTATCTGGGTGCCGATCTCCGCGTGCCCGAGGTTGACTTCGAGACGACACCTGAGGCCGCGGCCGGGGCTGATCTGGTCCTCGTAACGGTGAAGTCGGCCGCCACCGACAGCGCGGCTGCCGAGTTGGCGCCGGTTCTGAAGCCCGGAGCGGTGGTGATGAGTTTCCAGAACGGCATACGCAACGGGGAACTGCTGCGGTCGCGGTTGACCGAGCAGGTGGTCGTGCCAGGGATGGTTCCGTTCAACGTGCTGAACCGCGGCGCCGGCGTGTTCCACCAAGGCACCGAGGGCGCGCTTGATGTGCAACGGGATGCCGTGCTGGCGCCGTACGTCGAGGCGTTCCAGTGGGCCGGGCTGCCGCTGACGCAGCATGACGACATCCTGCCGGTGCAGTGGGCGAAGCTGCTGCTGAACCTGAACAACCCGATCAACGCGCTGTCCAACCTGCCCTTGCGCGATGAGCTGTCACAGCGTGCGTACCGCCGCTGTCTGGCCGCGGCACAGGCGGAGACGTTGGGGATCCTCGAAGCGGCCGGGATCGAGCCGGCGCAGCTGCTGGCGGTTCCGATGCGCCGCTTCCCGGCGATCCTGCGGTTGCCCGACTTCCTGTTCCGCCGGCTGGCGGCCAAGATGCTGGCGATCGACCCGCTCGCACGGACCTCGATGTGGGAGGACCTGGAGGCAGGACGGCCGACCGAGATCGACTACCTCAACGGCGAGGTCGTCCGGCTCGCCGAGTCGCTCGGCAGGACCGCGCCGGTCAACACCAGGCTGGTCGAGCTGATCCGGGCCGCGGAGAGTGACGGAGCGGCCGCGACGGCCGCCGGCCGGGCCAGGCGGGCCTGGTCAGGCGCGGAGCTCCTGGGCGACCTGCAGCGGTAG